One segment of Salvia splendens isolate huo1 chromosome 20, SspV2, whole genome shotgun sequence DNA contains the following:
- the LOC121782172 gene encoding endoglucanase 2-like yields the protein MMDRKKKRGSCWGWFVLLVVLGGAAFSCFVLLRNSKSGSVLAATFSVSKKYANALGIAMQFFDVQKSGKLEEDNIAWRGDSALKDGSEAKLDLSKGMYDAGDNMKFGFPMAFTASVLSWAILEYGDQMMLVDQLEPAQTSLKWITDFLINAHPVDNVLYIQVGNPKVDHGCWNKPEDMMEARPLTVVNVTSPGTEVAAEAAAALASASLVFKSVNTTYSSLLLKHARQLFVFADKYRKSYSISIPQVAEFYNSTGYGDELLWAAGWLYHATAEQPYLDFVTGKNAHQFADWGNPSWFSWDNKLPGAQVLMSRISFFGGKDASNSDILMQYRDTAEVIMCGLLPESPSATSSRTENGLIWVSEWNALQHPVASAFLAVLYGDYMNAAQVSSISCDGTTFTPADLRDFAETQVDYVLGKNPMDMSYLVGYGGKFPEYVHHRGASIPGDEFPTCKEGFKWLHSHKPNPNVAVGALVGGPFLNDTYVDARNNSMQGEPTTYNSAFIVALLSSLLSTSSDIKPFA from the exons ATGATGGATCGGAAGAAGAAAAGGGGATCGTGTTGGGGTTGGTTCGTGTTGTTAGTAGTGTTAGGAGGCGCCGCATTCTCATGTTTTGTACTCTTGAGGAACTCTAAATCGGGCTCGGTTTTGGCTGCCACCTTCTCCGTCTCTAAGAAATATGCCAACGCTCTAGGCATCGCAATGCAGTTTTTCGACGTCCAAAAAT CGGGAAAGTTGGAGGAGGATAACATAGCTTGGAGAGGGGATTCTGCTTTGAAAGATGGAAGTGAGGCAAAGCTTGATCTGTCCAAGGGGATGTACGACGCCGGCGATAATATGAAGTTTGGATTTCCGATGGCCTTTACCGCCTCCGTGCTCTCATGGGCCATCCTCGAATACGGGGACCAAATGATGCTCGTCGATCAGTTGGAGCCTGCTCAAACTTCCCTCAAATGGATCACCGATTTCCTGATCAACGCTCACCCGGTTGATAATGTTCTATACATTCAG GTGGGCAATCCTAAGGTGGACCACGGTTGCTGGAACAAGCCGGAGGACATGATGGAGGCGAGGCCTCTGACGGTGGTGAACGTCACGTCTCCGGGGACGGAGGTTGCAGCCGAGGCAGCCGCGGCCCTGGCTTCGGCTTCACTTGTTTTTAAGAGCGTTAACACCACGTATTCAAGTTTGCTTCTGAAGCATGCTCGTCAGTTGTTCGTATTCGCTGACAAGTATAGGAAGTCTTATAGCATCAGCATTCCTCAAGTTGCAGAGTTTTATAACTCCACCGGCTATGGGGATGAGCTCTTGTGGGCCGCGGGCTGGCTCTACCACGCCACAGCCGAGCAACCTTATCTCGACTTTGTGACCGGGAAAAACGCCCATCAGTTTGCTGATTGGGGGAATCCGTCATGGTTTAGCTGGGACAACAAGCTCCCTGGAGCTCAG GTTCTAATGTCTCGAATTAGCTTCTTCGGAGGAAAGGACGCCTCCAACTCCGACATCCTCATGCAATATCGGGACACTGCAGAAGTTATAATGTGCGGCCTTCTACCGGAATCACCATCCGCCACCTCTAGTAGAACCGAGA ATGGTTTGATATGGGTAAGCGAATGGAACGCATTGCAGCATCCGGTTGCATCAGCGTTTCTAGCAGTCCTCTACGGCGACTATATGAATGCTGCGCAGGTGTCGTCTATATCGTGTGATGGGACGACGTTTACGCCTGCGGATCTTCGCGACTTCGCAGAGACACAG GTCGATTACGTGCTTGGTAAAAACCCGATGGATATGAGCTACCTAGTGGGGTACGGTGGGAAGTTCCCGGAATACGTGCATCACAGAGGGGCCTCGATTCCGGGGGATGAGTTCCCCACCTGCAAGGAGGGTTTCAAGTGGCTGCACTCTCATAAGCCAAACCCTAATGTGGCGGTGGGAGCGCTCGTTGGCGGACCATTTCTCAACGATACGTACGTGGACGCGAGGAACAACTCGATGCAGGGCGAGCCAACCACCTACAACTCGGCTTTCATCGTTGCACTCCTCTCTTCGTTGCTCAGCACCTCATCTGATATTAAACCCTTTGCATGA
- the LOC121782187 gene encoding protein SPA, chloroplastic-like, whose amino-acid sequence MLASRLNSPFLHCPLKLSSPSPFPSKSLKTQRSPSSYPCVRAVDLDQSTIVAITVGVVSVAVGIGIPVFYETQIDSAAKRENTQACFPCDGSGAQKCRFCMGTGSVSVQLGGDEKEISRCINCDGAGSLTCTTCQGSGIQPRYLDRREFKDDD is encoded by the exons ATGTTAGCTTCTCGCCTCAACTCTCCATTTCTCCATTGCCCCCTTAAGCTTTCCTCCCCATCCCCATTTCCGTCAAAATCCCTCAAAACGCAACGCTCTCCCTCTTCCTATCCATGCGTCAGAGCAGTTGATCTTGATCAGAGCACA ATAGTGGCGATTACAGTTGGAGTGGTCAGTGTTGCAGTCGGGATTGGGATTCCTGTTTTTTATGAGACCCAAATTGACAGTGCT GCCAAGAGAGAAAATACACAGGCATGTTTCCCCTGTGATGGCTCCGGTGCTC AAAAATGTAGATTTTGCATGGGTACCGGCAGCGTGTCTGTTCAGCTTGGTGGCGATGAGAAAGAAATTTCTCGGTGCATCAACTGTGACGGGGCTGGCTCATTGACGTGCACCACATGCCAGGGCAGTGGAATTCAACCTCGTTACCTTGACCGTAG AGAGTTTAAGGACGACGACTGA
- the LOC121782184 gene encoding uncharacterized protein LOC121782184: MMMGRHYCIWLLGAITLRDANKKLDGKNRPPNLERESCKQQLLKASRCSKSPPEDDRHHDGGGGPDRHHGLPGRAKPPGGVWQDNTPSHKAGEVVLATTHPEIYRHMAHANTIAFSASIITIFLVTTWLPATHFFFMASAMYAMWVALTAITISFGVAMAVVTPGKRGYLVVVAVGLVAANGFGLLSSYVAERKLHLSGGGRRSSPKILLLIVSYYVVSIGSFSSWRPEGF; this comes from the exons ATGATGATGGGGAGACATTATTGCATTTGGCTGTTAGGTGCAATCACCTTGAG GGATGCAAACAAGAAACTCGATGGGAAAAACCGCCCTCCAAATCTTGAACGAGAGTCCTGCAAGCAGCAACTACTCAAAGCGAGTCGTTGTTCGAAGAGTCCTCCCGAAGATGACCGACATCacgatggtggtggtggtcctGATCGCCACCATGGCCTTCCAGGGCGGGCTAAGCCCCCGGGAGGCGTGTGGCAGGACAACACGCCATCCCACAAGGCAGGCGAGGTCGTGCTGGCAACCACCCATCCCGAAATATACAGGCACATGGCGCACGCCAACACCATAGCCTTCTCGGCTTCCATCATCACCATCTTCCTCGTCACCACATGGCTCCCAGCCACGCACTTCTTTTTTATGGCGTCGGCCATGTACGCGATGTGGGTGGCCCTCACGGCTATCACCATCAGCTTCGGAGTGGCAATGGCGGTGGTCACTCCTGGCAAGAGGGGATATCTCGTGGTCGTGGCGGTGGGACTGGTGGCGGCCAACGGGTTTGGACTACTGTCGTCTTATGTTGCTGAGAGGAAGTTGCATCTAagtggaggaggaagaagaagcagcCCCAAGATCTTGCTGCTGATAGTTTCATACTACGTGGTTTCTATTGGATCTTTCAGCAGTTGGAGACCCGAGGGTTTTTGA
- the LOC121782176 gene encoding transcription factor E2FC-like, with translation MSASGDNLDLNLSLNLPLSRLQLENHSLSPAPHPRIPSLPPPAFAAADSSNDKFLAHSMIAQRSPFPLPPSHLLPRNNALNELANVGCKSGGNASILIPKQEEEASKFVLGPSSYMGAKRLSKAKSSKHAKSVVKDANLEAIVNFGLSGCRYDSSLGLLTKKFIKLIQEAKDGTLDLNRTADVLQVQKRRIYDITNVLEGIGLIEKTTKNHIRWKGVEMLGPKEQDDKVSHLKAEVELLRAEDCRLDDCIRQKLDDIRGLDQKNLFLTEEDITSLPNFRNQTVIAIQAPRASFLEVPDPDEDIGFSQKQHKLIVRSTTGPIDVYLLSKKEQKSRDASVKRAKLLDSMARTSSSRVDEADLSSSPDTSTTSKASGFQKIVPFDVGSDDDYWLRSDRNVSLSDLWSSEEL, from the exons ATGTCGGCCTCCGGCGATAATCTCGACCTCAATCTCAGCCTCAATCTACCTCTATCTAGATTGCAGCTGGAGAACCATTCCCTCTCCCCGGCGCCGCACCCTCGGATTCCTTCTCTCCCGCCACCCGCCTTCGCCGCCGCCGACTCCAGTAATGATAAGTTTCTAGCTCACTCGATGATCGCGCAACGATCGCCCTTCCCTCTTCCACCGTCGCACTTGCTGCCTCGGAACAATGCG CTGAATGAACTTGCAAATGTTGGCTGTAAGTCTGGTGGTAATGCAAGTATCCTGATTCCTAAACAGGAGGAAGAAGCGAGCAAATTTGTGCTAGGGCCTTCATCTTACATGGGTGCTAAACGTCTCAGTAAAGCTAAATCttcaaaacatgcaaaatctgttgTTAAAGATGCAAACCTAG AGGCTATTGTGAACTTTGGTTTAAGCGGTTGCCGGTATGACAGTTCTTTAG GTTTATTGACAAAGAAATTTATCAAGCTTATTCAAGAGGCTAAGGATGGCACTCTTGATCTTAACAGAACAGCTGATGTTTTACAG GTCCAGAAGAGGAGAATTTATGATATTACAAATGTTCTTGAAGGGATCGGTTTGATAGAGAAAACCACCAAGAATCACATTCGTTGGAA AGGAGTTGAGATGCTTGGACCTAAGGAGCAAGATGACAAAGTTTCTCACTTGAAG GCTGAAGTTGAACTTCTACGTGCAGAAGATTGTAGACTTGATGACTGCATAAG GCAGAAACTAGACGACATTAGGGGACTTGATCAAAA GAATCTTTTTCTGACAGAGGAAGATATCACGAGTCTTCCAAATTTTAGG AATCAAACTGTTATTGCCATTCAAGCTCCTCGCGCAAGCTTTCTGGAAGTGCCAGATCCTGATGAG GATATTGGTTTCTCTCAGAAACAACATAAACTTATTGTGAGAAGCACGACTGGACCTATTGATGTTTATCTCCTGAG CAAAAAGGAACAGAAAAGTAGAGATGCCTCAGTCAAGCGTGCCAAGTTGTTGGATTCGATGGCCAGGACTAGTAGCAGTAGGGTTGATGAAGCCGATCTGTCTTCAAGTCCTGATACTTCAACGACCTCCAAGGCATCCGGGTTCCAGAAAATAGTCCCGTTTGATGTTGGT AGTGATGATGACTACTGGTTGAGATCGGATCGTAACGTGAGCTTATCAGATCTATGGAGCTCGGAAGAGTTGTAG